The Quatrionicoccus australiensis nucleotide sequence ATGCTAACAACCTGCTTGTGGCTGGGTCGATAATCAGCATTCGCCAGGAAGATGAACTTCGTTTCCAGGGAGAACTACGCGACACACAGCGTAATGCCCGGGAAATCTATCGCTACCAGTCCCTCACGACAGCGGGCTCCGGCATCCGCTTCGGCAAGCAGGGCAGCACCTGGCAGGATTGGCAACAGGCATGGCAAGAGAGAAGTCCTCAGCACCTGATGTCCACCGTCATTTTTTACGAAATCCTGCCGTGAAACACGAACTACCCAAGAATCTCTTCGCGCGCAAGCCGGCAGCGCTGATTGCATTCCTCATTGCACTGGCCGCGGTCGGCGACAGCTTGCGCCCTTTACCGCAAACCACATTCGCCATAACAGAAAGCCAGCCCGCCCCCGCGCCAAGACTCAGCCAGCAACAGGGGCCGGTGATCCGCGACTTGCCAAACCCGGCAGCCTCCGCCCACAGTGCCAGCCTCGTCGATCTCGGAGGACAGCAACTGGGTGCCGCCTGGTTTTCCGGCAGCCGCGAAGGTGCCAGCGATGTCAGCATTGTCTTCAGTCGCTTCGATGGCACGCAGTGGCAAGAACCCCGAGTCATTGCCAGCAACGAAAAGCTGCAAGACGACCAGGGACGCATCACCCGCAAACTCGGCAACCCAGTGCTCTGGCTGGACAAGGATGCACGCCTGCATTTGTGGTTTGTCAGCGTGGCGTATGGCGGCTGGGCCGGCAGCAGCATCAACCACCAGATTTCATACGACCAGGGAACAAGCTGGCAGCCCGCGGAAAAACTGATCTCTTCTCCCTTCTGGAACCTTTCGACGCTCGTCCGCACACCGCCGCTGCCGCTAAGCGACGGGGGCTTTGCCCTTCCGGTCTACCACGAGTTCATTTCGAAACATTCGGAATGGCTGCGCCTGGACCACTCAGGCAAGGTCGTCGACAAGCTCCGCATCGATGGTGCCCGGCACCAGATACAACCCTCTGCCGTTGCACTCGACCCTAACCAGGCCGTCATGGTGACCAGAGATGCCGGTAGCGGGCAAAACGCCATCCACGTCAGCCACAGTGGGGACGCCGGTCGACACTGGTCGAACCTGGAAGCCGTCAACCTCGCCAACCCGAATGCCAGCGTCGCGCTGCTCCGCCTCAACGACGGGCGACTGCTGCTGGCCTACAACCCGCAGGAATCGAGCCGGCAACAACTCGCCCTGGCACTCTCCTCCGACGGAAAGCGCTGGACACCCGCAATGACGCTGGAGGCCGGACAAGACAGCGCCGAATTCTCATACCCCGCGCTCCTCCAGGATCATGCCGGCATGATTCATGTCGCTTACACATGGAAACGCGAACATATTCGCCTGCAATCCTTCACTGCCGAATTCCTCGACAGCCAGGCTGCGAAAAGCAGGCCCATTCCATGACCACCAACACGCTGATCGCATACTTCCTGCAAGGCCTGATGCTCGGCTGGCTGCTGCAGCAGCCGTTCAAGAATCGCTGGGCATGGCCTTTCGGCCTGCTGCTGGCGGCTCTGCCGCTTGCCGGCATGCCACTCGCCGGCCATCTGCGCGGCTTTTTTGGCGACCCCAGCGTCACCAGCATTCAATTGCTTGCTCTCGCCATGCTCGGCCGCGCTCCCAAGCCACTTACCCAAGATTGGCGTGCCCCCCTGCTGATCGGCCTGGGCGGCGTACTGTTTTACACGCTGGCGCTGGGTGGTGCCATCAAGCTGGGCATGACCGACCCTTACCGACTGGGCTATCAACCCGGCATACTGCTCGGCGTCCTGGCTACGCTCGCCCTTTTCCTTTGGTGGCGAGGACAGGCCCTGTGGCTGTGGCTACTGAGCATCGACCTGCTGGCATTCGCCCAGGAGTTCGAACTCTCCCGAAATCTCTGGGATAGCTTGCTTGACCCGCAACTGGTGTTCGTTTGCCTGATCCTGGCCTATCGCAACCGGAGATGCCCGGCCAAGGCAAATTACGCACCGGCCGATTCGACAAGTACCTGACCCGGCTTTTCGATTAAAATTCGCCCTCTTTCAAACATTTGCCGCCGGATTCACCATGAGCGCAGCCCTTTCGATGCCCCCGCACAGCCTTTCCATCGTCGTCCCGTTCTACAACGAGGAAGACAACATCGCACCGCTGGTCAAGCGCGTGCATGAAGCGCTGGTCGGTTATGAAAACCCGTGGGAATTGGTCCTGGTCGATGACGGTAGCAGCGATGCGACAGTGGACCGGGCGCTCGAATCGGCGAAGGAATACGGGCCGCATGTGCGCATCGTCGAGCTGACGCGCAATTTCAAGCAGACCGCCGCCATGCAGGCCGGCATCGACGCGGCGCGTGGCGACGTGATCGTCACCATGGACGGCGACCTGCAGAATGACCCGGTCGATATCCCGCGCATGGTCGCCCGCCTGCTCAACGAAAATCTCGATCTCGTCGCCGGCTGGCGCCAGAACCGCCAGGACGGCCTGTTCCTGCGCAAGATTCCATCGAAGATCGCCAACAAGCTGATCGCCCGCATGACTGGCGTGCATCTGCGCGATTACGGCTGCAGCCTTAAGGCTTTCCGCGGCAGCGTCATCAAGAGCGTGCGCCTGTACGGCGAAATGCACCGCTTCATCCCGGCCTGGCTGGCGACGGTGACGACACCGCGCCGCATCGCGCAGGAGCCGACGACGCACCACGCGCGCACGGCCGGCGTTTCCAAGTACGGCATCTCGCGCACCTTCCGCGTTATTCTCGACTTGATCGCGGTCTATTTCTTCATGCGCTTCCGCGCCCGCCCAGGTCATTTCTTCGGCGGCATCGGTCTCGGCCTGACGGCGCTTTCCGGCCTGATCATGACCTGGCTGGCCTGGGTCAAATTCGGCCTCGGC carries:
- a CDS encoding sialidase family protein; translated protein: MKHELPKNLFARKPAALIAFLIALAAVGDSLRPLPQTTFAITESQPAPAPRLSQQQGPVIRDLPNPAASAHSASLVDLGGQQLGAAWFSGSREGASDVSIVFSRFDGTQWQEPRVIASNEKLQDDQGRITRKLGNPVLWLDKDARLHLWFVSVAYGGWAGSSINHQISYDQGTSWQPAEKLISSPFWNLSTLVRTPPLPLSDGGFALPVYHEFISKHSEWLRLDHSGKVVDKLRIDGARHQIQPSAVALDPNQAVMVTRDAGSGQNAIHVSHSGDAGRHWSNLEAVNLANPNASVALLRLNDGRLLLAYNPQESSRQQLALALSSDGKRWTPAMTLEAGQDSAEFSYPALLQDHAGMIHVAYTWKREHIRLQSFTAEFLDSQAAKSRPIP
- a CDS encoding glycosyltransferase family 2 protein, with the translated sequence MSAALSMPPHSLSIVVPFYNEEDNIAPLVKRVHEALVGYENPWELVLVDDGSSDATVDRALESAKEYGPHVRIVELTRNFKQTAAMQAGIDAARGDVIVTMDGDLQNDPVDIPRMVARLLNENLDLVAGWRQNRQDGLFLRKIPSKIANKLIARMTGVHLRDYGCSLKAFRGSVIKSVRLYGEMHRFIPAWLATVTTPRRIAQEPTTHHARTAGVSKYGISRTFRVILDLIAVYFFMRFRARPGHFFGGIGLGLTALSGLIMTWLAWVKFGLGENIGGRPLLIVGIGTLIAGIHFITTGVLSELLARIYFESGSIRSYSARPERSLAADEGWHKAA